From Psychrobacillus sp. FSL K6-2836, a single genomic window includes:
- a CDS encoding RDD family protein produces the protein MSEFVQSEEQHVQANTSATQQVIVHRTAQYGQKAAGFWIRFWAYTVDILVLASIGMLLIKPIFRLFSFELNSPEWYAPFTVITAVIFYAYFVLMTKLCSQTVGKMIFGIRVISKDGEKLKWSTVIFREWIGRLISIIPLNIPYLVVAFTPKKQGVHDFIADTLVVHEAVYDLKEKVTYENAVAKELHEPNVF, from the coding sequence ATGAGTGAATTTGTACAATCAGAAGAGCAGCATGTGCAAGCGAACACCTCTGCAACCCAGCAAGTAATTGTTCATCGTACTGCACAATATGGACAGAAGGCTGCAGGCTTTTGGATTCGTTTTTGGGCATATACAGTAGATATTCTCGTTTTAGCATCTATAGGAATGTTATTGATCAAACCTATATTTCGTTTGTTTTCATTCGAGTTAAATAGTCCCGAATGGTATGCACCCTTTACAGTAATCACAGCAGTTATCTTCTATGCGTATTTTGTGTTGATGACAAAACTATGCAGCCAGACGGTTGGAAAGATGATATTTGGCATTCGTGTAATATCGAAAGACGGTGAAAAACTAAAATGGAGTACTGTTATATTTAGAGAGTGGATTGGTCGATTAATATCTATAATTCCATTGAATATTCCTTATTTAGTCGTAGCTTTCACACCTAAAAAGCAAGGTGTACATGATTTTATAGCTGATACATTAGTCGTACATGAAGCAGTGTATGATTTGAAAGAGAAAGTAACATATGAAAATGCTGTTGCAAAAGAGTTGCATGAGCCGAACGTATTCTAG
- the tpx gene encoding thiol peroxidase produces the protein MAQVTFKNNPVTLVGKEVVVGEKAPSFTVLANDLSPVTLQDSAGKIRLISVVPSLDTGVCSTQTNKFNSEAASLGDDVAILTVSMDLPFAQKRWCGANAADAIQTLSDHRDASFGESYGVLMQELRLLARSVFVVDKNDVVTYAEYVGEGTDHPNYEKALEAVKALTK, from the coding sequence ATGGCACAAGTAACATTTAAAAATAATCCTGTAACATTAGTTGGTAAAGAAGTGGTTGTTGGGGAAAAGGCACCAAGCTTTACAGTGCTAGCAAATGATTTATCACCCGTTACTCTACAAGATTCAGCTGGTAAAATTCGTTTAATCAGTGTAGTTCCTTCCCTAGATACAGGAGTTTGTTCTACACAAACTAACAAATTTAACTCAGAGGCTGCTAGTTTAGGTGATGATGTAGCAATTTTAACTGTTTCAATGGATTTACCTTTCGCTCAAAAACGTTGGTGTGGGGCTAATGCTGCTGATGCAATCCAAACTTTATCTGATCACCGTGATGCATCATTCGGAGAGTCTTACGGAGTACTTATGCAAGAATTACGTTTATTAGCTCGTTCTGTATTTGTAGTAGATAAAAACGATGTTGTAACTTATGCTGAATATGTTGGAGAAGGAACAGATCATCCAAACTATGAAAAAGCATTAGAAGCAGTAAAAGCATTAACAAAATAA
- a CDS encoding class I SAM-dependent methyltransferase: protein MHTHVEQIFTFIDQESSFIENEAFATYLEGVVYALELWLSDKKRPSIIDADKEQIRKAIQLAILKGMKKSAQVNHQMTPDAIGLLVSYFVKELTKNKKELSILDPALGTGNLLYTIMNALPSENYAFGVEIDELLIQLAAQTGELLTHDIQLFRQDALKPLLIDPVDIVVSDLPVGYYPDAETSQEYFLHSTEEMPYAHHLFMEQSMKHVKPGGYLFFLVPDTIFESKQAPKLHEFIKENGWIQAVIQFPNSIFKTKGQEKSLLILQKKSDNLKAPREVLLAKVPNMMNKEAMELFLKKIEIWQEENMK from the coding sequence ATGCACACACATGTTGAACAAATCTTTACATTTATTGATCAAGAAAGCAGTTTTATCGAGAATGAGGCTTTTGCTACATATTTAGAAGGTGTCGTTTATGCACTAGAACTTTGGCTATCTGATAAAAAGAGACCGTCTATTATCGATGCAGATAAAGAACAAATTCGCAAAGCTATTCAATTAGCCATTTTAAAAGGCATGAAGAAATCTGCTCAGGTTAATCATCAAATGACACCAGATGCAATTGGACTATTAGTAAGTTATTTTGTAAAAGAACTGACAAAAAACAAAAAAGAACTATCTATTTTAGACCCTGCACTTGGAACGGGTAATTTATTGTATACTATTATGAATGCATTGCCATCGGAAAACTATGCATTTGGTGTAGAAATTGATGAACTGTTAATCCAATTGGCTGCACAAACTGGTGAACTCCTTACACATGACATTCAATTATTTAGACAGGATGCATTAAAACCTCTTTTAATCGATCCTGTTGATATTGTCGTAAGCGACCTACCAGTTGGATATTATCCAGATGCAGAAACTTCACAGGAATACTTCTTACACAGTACAGAGGAAATGCCGTATGCTCACCATTTGTTTATGGAACAATCGATGAAGCATGTAAAACCAGGTGGCTATCTATTCTTTTTAGTACCAGATACTATATTTGAATCTAAGCAGGCACCAAAACTTCATGAATTCATCAAGGAAAATGGTTGGATTCAAGCAGTCATACAATTTCCAAATTCCATTTTCAAAACAAAGGGACAAGAGAAAAGCCTCTTGATATTACAAAAGAAAAGCGATAATTTGAAGGCACCGAGAGAGGTTCTATTAGCGAAGGTTCCGAATATGATGAACAAAGAAGCGATGGAACTATTTTTGAAAAAGATCGAAATTTGGCAAGAAGAGAATATGAAGTAA
- a CDS encoding acetate/propionate family kinase encodes MPIILAINAGSSSLKFQVFEMVDEQVIAKGLIERIGLGNPIFTMTTNEERINIIEQVDNHEQAVKLLINMLIEKNVIHSLDEIQGVGHRVVHGGEVYSDSVLINEEVLKSLDELSELAPLHNPANITGIKVFKKELPNVPAVAVFDTAFHQTMPESSYLYSIPYDYYEKYGIRKYGFHGTSHKYVSQRAAVLLNRQLETTRFISCHLGNGASIAAIHHGKSIDTSMGFTPLAGVTMGTRSGNIDPALIPYLMEKTGKDAEGILDILNKKSGMLGVSGFSSDLRDIVGEAAKGNDRAQLALDVFADRIHKYMGSYAARMNGVDAIIFTAGIGENSEVIREKVLKGLQFMGVYMDPDLNKINGKETFINYPHSPVKVIVIPTNEEIMIARDTVRIANL; translated from the coding sequence ATGCCAATAATATTAGCGATAAATGCAGGAAGCTCTTCATTAAAATTCCAAGTTTTTGAAATGGTAGACGAACAGGTAATTGCAAAAGGGTTAATCGAAAGAATTGGTCTAGGTAATCCTATTTTTACAATGACGACAAATGAAGAACGTATTAATATAATTGAACAGGTGGACAATCACGAACAAGCAGTAAAACTATTGATAAATATGCTGATTGAAAAAAATGTAATTCATTCGTTAGATGAAATCCAAGGAGTTGGGCATCGAGTAGTACATGGAGGTGAGGTTTACAGTGATTCTGTTTTAATAAACGAGGAAGTATTAAAGAGCCTCGACGAATTATCTGAGTTAGCTCCACTCCATAATCCAGCAAACATAACTGGTATAAAGGTATTTAAAAAGGAGCTTCCAAATGTCCCAGCTGTAGCTGTTTTTGATACAGCTTTTCATCAAACGATGCCAGAAAGCTCTTATCTATACTCAATTCCTTACGACTACTATGAAAAATACGGTATTAGAAAATATGGTTTTCACGGGACTTCCCATAAGTATGTATCGCAAAGAGCTGCAGTCCTATTAAATAGACAGCTGGAGACAACTCGATTTATATCCTGTCACCTAGGCAATGGGGCAAGTATTGCTGCTATTCATCATGGTAAATCAATCGATACATCCATGGGATTTACGCCACTAGCTGGTGTAACAATGGGAACAAGATCTGGTAATATTGATCCTGCTTTAATCCCTTATTTGATGGAGAAAACAGGCAAAGATGCAGAGGGTATCCTAGATATTCTTAATAAAAAATCGGGAATGCTAGGTGTTTCAGGATTCTCTAGTGATTTAAGAGATATTGTTGGAGAAGCTGCCAAAGGAAACGATCGTGCGCAGCTGGCACTAGACGTATTTGCCGATCGAATTCATAAATACATGGGTTCTTATGCAGCACGTATGAATGGCGTAGATGCAATTATTTTCACAGCGGGTATTGGAGAGAATAGTGAAGTAATACGTGAAAAAGTATTAAAAGGGCTCCAGTTTATGGGAGTGTACATGGATCCAGATTTAAATAAAATAAACGGGAAAGAAACTTTTATTAATTATCCTCATTCTCCAGTAAAAGTTATCGTCATTCCGACAAATGAAGAAATTATGATAGCTAGAGATACGGTGAGAATTGCGAACCTGTGA
- a CDS encoding universal stress protein — MTLKYNQILVAVDGSKEAEYAFKKSVSIAARNNATLNLINIIDTRSFAAIEAYDRSIAERAQTFAEELLGGYKKEALAAGVQNVNVVVDYGSPKTMISKDIAKKVEADLIICGATGLNAMERFLIGSVSEYIVRSASCDVLVVRTDEVLDV, encoded by the coding sequence ATGACATTAAAATACAATCAAATTTTAGTGGCTGTTGATGGTTCGAAAGAAGCCGAATATGCATTTAAAAAATCTGTATCTATTGCAGCACGTAACAATGCAACATTAAATCTAATAAACATTATCGATACTCGTTCATTTGCTGCAATCGAGGCGTATGACCGTTCGATTGCTGAAAGAGCTCAAACTTTCGCTGAAGAATTACTAGGTGGATATAAAAAAGAAGCACTAGCTGCTGGAGTACAAAATGTGAATGTAGTAGTAGACTACGGTTCACCAAAAACTATGATTTCTAAAGACATTGCTAAAAAAGTAGAAGCAGATCTAATCATCTGTGGTGCTACTGGTCTAAATGCAATGGAAAGATTCTTAATCGGCAGCGTATCCGAATATATCGTGCGTTCCGCTTCCTGTGATGTTCTTGTAGTTCGTACTGATGAAGTACTAGATGTATAA
- the ald gene encoding alanine dehydrogenase, translating to MRIGIPKETKNNENRVAMTPAGVVSLTHYKHEVFIETGAGLGSSFTDEDYIVAGAKIVPTAKEAWDQEMVMKVKEPTHAEYDLIREESILFTYLHLAPEADLTKVLLDKKVTAIAYETVQLPNNTLPLLSPMSEVAGRMATQIGAQYLEQINGGKGILLGGVPGVPRAKVAIIGGGIAGANAARVAIGMGAQVTIIDLNPDRLRQLEDIFGSSIQTLISSPYNIAEAVKEADLVIGCVLIPGAKAPKLVTEEMIKTMSSGSVVIDIAIDQGGIFETSDRITTHDNPTYEKHGVVHYAVANMPGAVPRTSTMALINATIPYALQIANKGYKQACLDNLSLQKGLNTLAGHVTFKAVAEAQDLPYVDVTTLLN from the coding sequence ATGCGTATAGGGATTCCAAAGGAAACGAAAAACAATGAGAATCGCGTTGCAATGACGCCAGCTGGGGTAGTAAGTTTAACGCATTATAAACATGAGGTTTTTATTGAAACTGGAGCTGGACTTGGGTCAAGCTTTACAGATGAAGACTACATTGTTGCAGGAGCAAAAATTGTACCAACTGCAAAAGAAGCATGGGACCAAGAAATGGTCATGAAAGTAAAGGAACCTACTCATGCGGAATATGACTTAATTCGTGAAGAGTCGATTCTTTTCACTTATTTACATCTAGCTCCTGAGGCAGATTTAACAAAAGTATTACTGGATAAAAAAGTTACAGCAATTGCCTATGAAACAGTTCAATTGCCTAATAATACACTACCATTATTGTCTCCGATGAGTGAAGTTGCCGGTCGTATGGCAACTCAAATTGGTGCACAGTATTTAGAGCAAATTAACGGGGGTAAAGGAATATTACTTGGAGGAGTTCCTGGAGTTCCACGTGCGAAAGTTGCAATCATTGGTGGAGGAATTGCTGGTGCCAATGCTGCTCGAGTTGCAATTGGGATGGGAGCACAAGTTACGATTATCGATTTAAACCCTGATCGTCTTCGCCAATTAGAGGATATCTTTGGCTCAAGCATCCAAACATTAATCTCTAGTCCGTATAATATTGCAGAAGCAGTGAAAGAAGCAGATTTAGTTATTGGATGTGTATTAATACCAGGTGCAAAAGCTCCGAAACTAGTAACAGAGGAAATGATTAAAACGATGTCTTCTGGTTCTGTTGTTATTGATATTGCAATCGACCAAGGTGGGATTTTCGAAACTTCTGATCGTATTACAACACATGATAACCCAACGTATGAAAAGCATGGAGTAGTACATTACGCTGTTGCTAATATGCCTGGAGCAGTTCCAAGAACTTCTACAATGGCGCTTATAAATGCGACAATACCGTATGCGTTACAAATTGCCAATAAAGGATATAAGCAAGCATGTCTAGATAATCTTTCTCTTCAAAAAGGACTTAACACTTTAGCAGGACATGTTACCTTTAAAGCAGTTGCAGAGGCGCAAGACCTACCTTATGTGGATGTAACGACACTTTTAAACTAA
- the crcB gene encoding fluoride efflux transporter CrcB yields MVYMYIGIAGALGAIARYSIGVIMISESGFPFGTLLVNLVGCYALAFITSRTLPFSNKLKSAIGTGFLGSFTTFSTFSVETIAMIENEQVVLAIIYITLSIVGGIIISNFGWKNEVTK; encoded by the coding sequence ATGGTGTATATGTACATAGGAATCGCAGGTGCTTTAGGGGCAATTGCTAGATATTCAATAGGTGTTATTATGATATCTGAATCAGGTTTTCCATTCGGTACTTTATTGGTCAATTTGGTTGGATGCTATGCATTGGCTTTTATAACCTCCAGAACTCTACCTTTTTCTAATAAACTGAAGTCTGCCATTGGAACAGGTTTTTTAGGATCTTTTACAACCTTTTCCACGTTTAGCGTAGAAACGATAGCGATGATAGAGAATGAACAAGTTGTTCTTGCAATAATTTATATTACACTTAGTATTGTGGGTGGAATTATAATCAGTAATTTTGGTTGGAAAAATGAGGTGACTAAATGA
- a CDS encoding fluoride efflux transporter FluC, with translation MSILLIGIAGFIGANIRYIVSEKVNKSTSGAFPCGTLLVNLVGAFLLGLLVGGQAGEIYLLLIGTGLLGSITTFSTLNKELYTLQKYPKTWLMYFLITYVGGFVFAYVGYLIL, from the coding sequence ATGAGTATCCTCTTAATAGGTATTGCAGGATTTATAGGTGCAAATATTCGATATATTGTTTCCGAAAAGGTGAACAAAAGCACAAGCGGTGCATTTCCATGTGGAACCCTTTTAGTAAATCTTGTTGGAGCCTTTTTACTTGGACTGTTGGTCGGTGGTCAAGCAGGAGAAATTTATCTGCTTTTAATTGGCACAGGGCTCCTAGGTTCTATTACAACTTTTTCTACATTGAATAAAGAACTATATACTTTGCAAAAGTATCCCAAAACTTGGCTGATGTATTTTCTAATTACATATGTAGGCGGATTTGTTTTTGCCTATGTTGGATACTTGATATTGTAG
- a CDS encoding YqjF family protein: protein MTDYQKSKKANWNDGHRLWPLPNLPWVMKQTWNDLLFAHFPVKFDVLRKLVPEVLPLDTYDGLCWVGVVPFHMTDIRLRGLPPIPGTDKFPELNVRTYITLDGKPGVYFFSLDATNLLAVKVARTFYHLPYVHADMKVEKQGDLIGYESRRKCGEAQFIADYRPISEPYYAERGSFDEWLVERYCLYTLNSKGIPLRCDILHHPWLLQHAESEIKVNTMLSSQGVAIENDEPILHYSKKIEVRMWPLVKAFEN from the coding sequence ATGACAGATTATCAAAAATCTAAAAAAGCGAACTGGAATGATGGGCATAGATTATGGCCCTTACCTAACTTACCATGGGTAATGAAGCAAACTTGGAATGATTTACTATTTGCTCATTTTCCGGTTAAATTCGATGTTTTACGCAAACTAGTTCCTGAAGTGTTACCTTTGGATACTTATGATGGTTTGTGTTGGGTCGGGGTAGTTCCGTTTCACATGACTGATATTCGATTGCGTGGATTACCACCTATACCAGGCACTGATAAATTTCCCGAGCTGAATGTTAGAACATATATAACGCTTGATGGAAAACCAGGGGTATACTTTTTTAGTCTAGATGCAACGAATCTTCTTGCAGTAAAAGTAGCTAGAACATTTTATCACCTACCATATGTTCATGCAGATATGAAGGTCGAAAAGCAGGGTGATTTGATTGGATATGAGAGTAGAAGGAAGTGTGGGGAGGCACAGTTCATAGCTGATTATCGTCCAATTTCAGAGCCATATTATGCTGAACGGGGATCATTTGATGAATGGTTAGTCGAACGATATTGTCTTTATACATTGAATTCAAAGGGTATTCCTTTGCGATGTGACATATTGCATCACCCATGGCTGCTTCAACATGCAGAGTCTGAAATAAAAGTGAACACAATGCTCTCTAGTCAGGGGGTTGCTATAGAAAATGATGAACCAATCTTACATTACTCGAAAAAGATCGAAGTACGTATGTGGCCGCTTGTAAAGGCATTTGAAAACTAA
- a CDS encoding M24 family metallopeptidase, translating to MNQTEKIQSYLQAHQIDAAFITTPDNVFYFTGFRSNPHERLLGVAIFKEASPFIICPQMEIPDAKATGWTGEIIGHQDTENAWDILVQKITATAGNIQSLAVEKSHMTVERLEALEERISALQVSRIDETINDLRVIKSEEELVNMRKAAELADYAIEVGCKEIAEGKTELEILNAIELAVKEKGAAQMSFDTMVLSGPKTASPHGTPGDRKIQKGDFVLFDLGVVYNGYCSDITRTVAFGEPTPDKREIYETVRRAEEAAVEAVKPGITAMALDKIARDVITEAGYGDYFTHRLGHGLGISVHEFPSITGVNDMKLETGMVFTIEPGIYHPEITGVRIEDDVVVTENGVEVLTKFPKELQIL from the coding sequence ATGAATCAAACAGAAAAAATACAATCATATCTACAGGCTCATCAAATTGATGCAGCATTTATCACTACTCCAGACAACGTATTTTACTTTACAGGATTTAGAAGTAACCCACATGAACGCCTGTTAGGTGTAGCAATTTTCAAAGAAGCCTCTCCATTTATCATTTGTCCTCAAATGGAAATTCCAGATGCAAAAGCAACAGGATGGACAGGAGAAATAATCGGACATCAGGATACGGAAAACGCGTGGGATATCCTCGTACAAAAAATCACAGCAACAGCTGGTAATATCCAAAGCCTTGCCGTTGAGAAGTCGCATATGACAGTGGAAAGATTAGAAGCATTAGAAGAACGAATTTCTGCACTTCAAGTATCTAGAATCGACGAAACAATTAATGACCTTCGAGTTATTAAATCAGAAGAAGAATTAGTTAACATGCGCAAGGCAGCTGAGCTTGCAGACTATGCCATCGAAGTAGGTTGTAAGGAAATTGCAGAAGGTAAAACAGAGCTGGAAATTTTAAATGCAATTGAGTTAGCCGTAAAGGAAAAAGGGGCTGCACAGATGTCATTCGACACGATGGTTCTAAGTGGACCTAAAACAGCCTCACCTCACGGAACTCCAGGAGATCGTAAAATACAAAAAGGGGATTTTGTCCTGTTTGACTTAGGCGTAGTTTATAATGGCTATTGCTCAGATATTACTCGCACTGTAGCATTCGGAGAACCTACTCCAGACAAACGTGAAATATATGAGACGGTTCGCCGAGCAGAAGAAGCAGCGGTTGAAGCAGTTAAACCAGGCATTACTGCTATGGCACTTGATAAAATTGCAAGAGATGTCATTACAGAAGCTGGCTACGGTGATTATTTTACACATCGTTTAGGACATGGACTTGGAATTTCAGTTCATGAATTCCCATCGATTACGGGTGTAAATGATATGAAACTTGAAACAGGTATGGTGTTTACAATCGAGCCAGGTATTTATCACCCGGAAATTACAGGCGTTCGTATTGAAGATGATGTAGTTGTAACAGAAAATGGAGTAGAAGTTTTAACAAAATTCCCAAAAGAATTACAAATTTTATAA
- a CDS encoding metal-dependent hydrolase has product MQISYHGHSVVKIKTNTHIFLIDPFITGNGQTDLNASEEKVDVILLTHGHNDHLGDTVDLAKRNNATVIATFELANYIESFGINVHAMGIGGAYDFEFGRVKFTQAFHSNSYTTENGEIIYGGMPAGVLLTLQDKTIYHAGDTALFGDMKLIGERNNIDVAFLPIGDNFTMGPEDAAYAVQLLKPQIVVPVHYNTFPPIKQDPQIFKSLVKTAEVQVLNAGEFVQWTRD; this is encoded by the coding sequence ATGCAAATCAGCTATCACGGACATTCAGTGGTGAAAATAAAAACAAATACGCACATATTCCTAATTGACCCATTTATCACAGGGAATGGACAAACCGATTTAAACGCATCCGAAGAGAAAGTAGATGTTATTTTATTGACGCATGGTCATAATGATCATCTTGGGGATACAGTAGACTTAGCAAAACGAAATAATGCCACGGTGATTGCGACATTCGAGCTTGCCAACTATATCGAATCATTCGGTATTAATGTACATGCAATGGGTATAGGGGGGGCTTATGATTTTGAGTTTGGAAGAGTGAAATTCACACAAGCATTCCATAGTAATTCTTATACGACAGAAAATGGAGAAATTATATACGGTGGAATGCCGGCAGGGGTTCTTCTTACGTTACAGGATAAAACAATCTATCATGCAGGTGATACCGCTTTGTTTGGAGATATGAAACTAATAGGGGAACGTAATAATATTGATGTTGCATTTCTTCCAATTGGGGACAATTTTACAATGGGTCCAGAGGATGCTGCGTATGCAGTGCAACTATTAAAACCTCAAATTGTAGTACCAGTGCACTATAATACGTTTCCTCCGATAAAACAAGATCCGCAAATATTCAAAAGTCTAGTAAAGACTGCAGAAGTTCAAGTGTTAAACGCAGGAGAGTTTGTTCAATGGACTCGTGACTAG
- a CDS encoding DRTGG domain-containing protein — translation MTTKHEQILAYIEKLPVGDKISVRQIAKDLTVSEGTAYRAIKEAETRRLVSTIERVGTIRIELKKKEHFERLTYAEVVNIVDGQVLGGKTGLHKTLNKFVIGAMQLEDMMRYVEPSNLLIAGNRLKVHETALQAGAAVLVTGGFDVTENTKRLADELELPVISTSFDTFTVATMINRAIDDQLIKKDVLLIEDIYVPLQETSYLYATDKVKQYRVLNDVTTHGVFPVVDASKKLVGIITARDVIGKSNNEPIEKVMTKNPISVTMKTSVSSASHRMIWEGVDLLPVVRDTNYLEGVISRQDVLKALQAAARQPQNGETIDDIVKQQIKIISTEDFIFEFVVTPQMTDHYGAMSNGAFTILVTETGAQTLKIRKRGESVVENMTIYYTKPIQLESILRIQARVLELSRKVAKMDIEIFNDKLLVGKAMVTYQLLER, via the coding sequence ATGACAACAAAACATGAACAAATTTTAGCATACATTGAAAAACTTCCAGTTGGCGATAAAATATCTGTTAGACAAATAGCCAAAGATTTGACTGTCAGTGAGGGGACAGCCTATCGCGCGATTAAAGAGGCAGAAACTAGAAGGCTAGTTAGTACAATTGAAAGAGTAGGAACGATTCGAATCGAGTTAAAGAAAAAAGAGCATTTCGAGCGTTTAACCTATGCAGAAGTAGTAAACATTGTAGATGGACAGGTTTTAGGTGGAAAAACAGGATTGCATAAAACATTAAACAAATTTGTCATTGGTGCAATGCAACTTGAAGACATGATGCGGTATGTAGAACCGAGTAATCTGTTAATAGCGGGAAATCGACTTAAGGTTCATGAAACTGCGTTACAAGCAGGTGCTGCAGTATTAGTTACAGGTGGTTTTGATGTTACAGAGAATACAAAAAGGTTAGCAGACGAGCTAGAGCTTCCTGTCATATCTACTAGTTTTGATACATTTACTGTAGCTACGATGATTAATCGTGCCATTGACGACCAACTTATTAAAAAAGATGTGTTATTAATCGAGGATATATATGTTCCACTACAAGAGACGTCATATTTGTATGCAACAGATAAAGTCAAACAATACCGAGTACTGAATGATGTTACGACGCATGGTGTTTTCCCAGTAGTAGATGCATCGAAGAAACTAGTAGGAATTATTACTGCGAGAGATGTCATCGGTAAATCGAACAATGAACCAATTGAAAAAGTTATGACGAAAAATCCGATTTCTGTCACGATGAAAACAAGTGTATCTTCTGCAAGTCATCGAATGATCTGGGAAGGCGTAGATTTGTTACCTGTAGTGCGGGATACAAATTATTTAGAGGGTGTCATTAGTAGACAAGATGTATTGAAAGCATTGCAAGCTGCTGCTAGACAACCACAAAACGGTGAAACGATCGATGATATTGTAAAGCAACAAATAAAAATCATTTCTACAGAAGATTTTATATTTGAATTTGTTGTTACACCACAAATGACAGATCATTATGGCGCTATGTCCAATGGTGCTTTTACAATATTAGTAACTGAAACCGGGGCACAAACCTTGAAGATTCGTAAGCGTGGAGAAAGTGTCGTGGAGAATATGACCATTTACTATACGAAGCCAATTCAGCTCGAAAGTATCTTACGCATTCAAGCCAGAGTGTTAGAATTGAGTAGAAAAGTAGCGAAGATGGATATTGAAATCTTTAATGACAAACTATTAGTCGGAAAAGCAATGGTAACGTATCAGTTATTGGAGAGATAA
- a CDS encoding YtpI family protein, producing the protein MLNILLVAAIVVTFVWYFYFKTKQFRTPLPIRKKWLGAKASVCLGAFLLFFGINFLIIYQSSVTYIVAGLFILLGGYFTYHNVKVAKHYGQFVEEELSINQ; encoded by the coding sequence ATGCTTAATATACTATTAGTAGCTGCAATAGTAGTTACATTTGTTTGGTATTTTTATTTTAAAACGAAACAATTCCGCACACCATTACCTATTCGTAAAAAATGGCTTGGTGCAAAGGCTTCTGTTTGTCTTGGAGCTTTTTTATTATTTTTTGGCATTAACTTTTTAATCATTTACCAATCTTCCGTAACATATATTGTTGCCGGTCTGTTTATCTTACTGGGAGGTTATTTTACGTATCACAATGTAAAAGTGGCCAAGCACTACGGGCAATTTGTAGAAGAAGAATTATCTATTAATCAATGA
- a CDS encoding DHH family phosphoesterase: MKRQIIDTIEKYDKIILHRHVRPDPDAYGSQIGLKELISLNYPTKKVLATGTHDNTLNFLAHPDNVSDEDFENALIIVTDTANTERIDDARYKLGSFLMKIDHHPNDDAYGDLLWVNTDASSVSEMICELFVEAKEYKQWKMDASIARLLFAGIVGDTGRFMFQSTTKQTMDFAGELLTYDFDSTALYNGMYEVERNLLQLKGYVYENFEMDETGVGHVKLTKEILQKYKVDQSEASLLVSSLADVKGMKCWVFFIEDSSEIRVRLRSKGPVINGIAKKYGGGGHPLASGAAVKTWEEAALVIEDLKML, encoded by the coding sequence ATGAAAAGACAAATCATAGACACAATAGAAAAGTATGACAAGATTATTTTGCATCGCCATGTTAGACCTGATCCAGATGCCTATGGTTCGCAAATCGGTTTAAAAGAGCTCATTTCATTAAATTATCCAACAAAGAAAGTCTTAGCAACGGGCACTCATGATAATACTTTAAATTTCCTTGCCCATCCTGATAATGTTTCTGATGAGGATTTTGAAAATGCTTTAATCATTGTTACAGATACAGCAAATACGGAAAGAATTGATGATGCTCGTTATAAGCTTGGAAGTTTTCTTATGAAAATAGATCATCATCCTAACGATGATGCCTATGGTGATTTACTGTGGGTAAATACAGATGCTAGTTCGGTTAGTGAAATGATTTGTGAGTTGTTCGTAGAAGCAAAAGAATATAAACAGTGGAAAATGGATGCCTCCATTGCACGTTTATTATTTGCAGGAATTGTAGGGGATACAGGTAGATTTATGTTCCAAAGTACAACCAAGCAGACTATGGATTTTGCTGGAGAGTTGTTAACATATGATTTTGATAGTACTGCTTTATATAATGGAATGTATGAAGTCGAAAGAAATCTCCTTCAGCTAAAAGGCTATGTATACGAAAACTTTGAGATGGATGAAACTGGTGTAGGTCATGTTAAACTTACGAAAGAAATTCTCCAAAAGTATAAAGTAGATCAATCAGAAGCGTCTCTGCTAGTAAGTTCCTTAGCTGATGTGAAGGGTATGAAATGTTGGGTATTTTTTATAGAAGACTCCTCAGAAATTCGAGTTCGACTTCGTTCAAAAGGTCCTGTTATCAATGGAATAGCCAAAAAGTATGGCGGTGGAGGACATCCACTTGCTTCAGGAGCTGCCGTAAAGACATGGGAAGAAGCTGCTTTGGTTATAGAAGATTTAAAAATGTTGTAA